The stretch of DNA TGGAATCGCTGCGCCAGACGCTGGAAGACGACACGCCCTGCCCTGTCTGCGGCGCCAAGGACCATCCCTACCGCCACAACGACGACAGCCTGCAAACCATGCTGCGCGAGTTGCAAGGCGACGTGGCGCGTAGTCGCCAGCAGCTGGAAGTCAACGTCAATCAACAGGCAGCGCAGCGCGCCACCGCGCAGGCCAGCGCCGATCATCTGAGCGTACTGGCGGCCGAGCAGCGCTCGTTGCAGCAGCAGTTGGAACGCGTGTCCGCCACGTGGTCTGTGCATGCGCTGGTGGTCGCCAACGCGGTGCCGCCGGAAGCCGAACGCACGCAGTGGTTCATCGACAAGCTGACGGAAGCGCAGCAAGGACTGGAGGCCGTCGAGCAGCAGGAGCGCGAGGTGCAGGCAGCGCGGGTGGCGCGCGACCAGGCGCAAACGGCTTACGAACGCTTCGCAGCCGAGCATACGCGCCTGCAAACCGTGGCCGCTGCCGCCAAGGCCGCGCTGGCGCAAGCGGATACCGAATACAAGGCGCTGGAAGATCAGCGCATCGAAGTGGCGCTGGTGCTGAGCGGCCTGCTGGCCGATCTGGATTCGGCCTTCAGCGGCGGTGATATTCCAAGCGAAGAGTGGAAGGAAGACTGGAAGTCCGGCCCGGCGCGGTTTTACGAGGCGCGTCAGGCCGAGAGCAAGCAGTGGCTGGCGCAGCGCGCTGCTTACGATGACCGCGCTGCCGGCATGGCCGCCATCGAGGTCGAACTGAAGGGCTTGAACGAGGCGCTGGCCAAGGCCGGCCAGGACGCCCTGGCCGCGCGCACCGCATTCACGTCTGTCGATGCGGGCGTAAAAGCCAGCCAGGAACAGCGCATGGCGATGTGGGGCGGTAAGGAGATTCGCGACGTCGAAACCGCGCTGCAAGCCGCCATCGATGCCGCCAAAACGCGCCATGCGGCCAGCCAGGCCGCCGCCCAACACGCCGCGCAATTCCGCACGCGCGCCGACGAAGCGCTGGCGCAGGCTGGCAACCGTCTCGCAACGCTACACGCATCCGCCGCCACCGCCGCCGCGCGACTGGAAGACTGGCTGACCGCATTCCAGCAGCGCCAGCCCGATGCCGGCCTGCACGATCTGACGCAACTGCACGACCTGCTCGCCCTGTCCGCCGACGACATCAGCGCCGAGCGCGAAGCCCTGCAAACACTGGCCCGCGCCGCCGACCAGGCCACAACCGTGCTGCAAGAACGCCAACGCCAGCGCGAACAGCACCAACTCACCGCCCCGCCACCGCGCACCATCACCCAAATGCCGGCCGACGCGGTAGGCGCCGACAACGCTACCGGTGGCGCCGACGCGGGCGTGACTGCCGCCCCAGCCGCAGGCAACGCTAACGCGAAGGCCGCAGACAAATCCGCGCCCGCAACCGCAGACCTGTGGGCCGACGCCGCGACACAGGTCCTGGCATCAGCAGACGACGCGCCGCTGGAATCCGCGCCAGCCGCCGACGAAGCACCGGTCGAACCACCGGCCATGGTCATCGCTGCCCTGCTCGCCGCCCTGCTGGCCGAACGCAAAACCGCCAACGACCACGCCACCGCGCTGCACCTCGCGCTGGCGCAAGACGATGACAAACGCCACCGCTCCAGCGCCATGCTGGCAGAAATCGACCACCAGGAATCCATCACCCAGCGCTGGGCGCGAATGGATGACCTGATCGGCTCCGCCGACGGCAAACGCTTTCGCAACTACGCCCAGCAATTTACGCTCGACGTCCTGCTGGGCTACGCCAATGCGCATCTCAACCACCTGTCGCGCCGCTACCAGCTGGAACGCATCCAGAACAACGCCGCGCCATCGCTCGCCCTGCTGGTACGCGACCAGGACATGGGCGGCGAAATGCGCTCGGTGCACTCGCTGTCCGGCGGCGAGTCCTTCCTGGTCTCGCTGGCGCTGGCACTGGGCCTGGCCTCGCTCTCTTCCAACCGCGTACGCGTCGAATCGCTGTTCATCGACGAAGGCTTCGGCAGCCTGGATGCCGACACCCTGCGCGTCGCCATGGATGCGCTGGATGGCCTGCAAGCGATGGGCCGCAAAGTCGGCGTCATCTCCCACGTGCAGGAAATGACCGAGCGGATCTCGGCCAGAATCCTGGTCCAGCCATCCGCCGGTGGCCGCAGCACCATCACCGTTCAATAGGAGTGCCAATGCGCCGCGCCGTCTTGCGTTTCAGCTTATGCATGCTGTTTCCCCTGTCGGCCAGCGCAGCCTCCTGCGCCATCCCCACCATCCAAACCGACGGCTGGGAACTCAGCACGCCCGAAGCCAGCGGTTTCAATCCCACCACCCTGTGCCTGACGCTGACCGCCATCGCCCAGGGCAAGGACAACATCCACAGCATCGTCATCGAACGCCACGGCAAGCTGGTGGCGGAGATGTACCGCAGCGGCAAGGACAAGTCCATCGCCCGAGCGCTCGGCGTGTGGCCGCCGTTCGCGCCAACCGTCAGCTTCGGACCAGACACGCTGCACGACAATCGCTCTATCGGCAAAAGCATCATCAGCCTATTGGTCGGCATCGAAAAACAGCAAGGCAAAATCGACAGCCTCGCCACGCCTGTGCTGGACTACTACCCGGAATACAAAGACCTGCGCTCCCCAGCGCTGGACGCCATCAACCTCGAACACCTACTGACCATGAGCGGCGGTTGGAAGTGGGACGAAGGTGCGCAGCCCAACAACGAGATGCGCCTGTTCTGGAAAACCGATCCCATACGCTACGTGCTGGAGCGGCCGATCGAATCGCCGCCGGGCGCCAAATGGAACTACAACGGCGGCGGCACCTTGATCCTGGCCGATATCGTCAGCCGCGTCGCCGGCAAACCATGGCTGGATGTGGCCAACACCGAATTGTTCGCACCTCTGGGCATCACGCAATGGCAATGGGTGACCGACCTGCGCGGCCGCCCCGCGTCGTTCGCCGGCCTGCGCCTGCGTCCACGCGACATGGCCAAGCTGGGGCGCCTGATGCTGAACCACGGCCGCTGGAACGGCCGCCAACTGGTGGCGGAAGACTGGATCGACGCTTCGCTCAAGCCACGCCTGAGTGTCGGCTTCCGCAGCCCCGGCGACCAGCCGGATGAAATCCACTACGGCTACCAGTGGTGGGCCGGCACGGCGGCATGGAAGGATCACCGCGTCGCCTGGAACGCCGGATTTGGCAACGGCGGCCAGCGCATCTTCATCGTGCCTGAGCTGGACCTGACGCTGGTGGTCACCGCCGGCGACTACGGCTCCGACGAGATGGGCGCCAAGGTCAATCGCCTGCTGCACACCGTGGTGGCCACCGTCACCGAATAGGAAGTAACGCCGCGCTGTTTTTTTGCTATCATTCAGAGGGAGGTTCTCATCCCATGAATGTCGGCGCCATCCCGTCCAGCTATGCCACCGTACCGGCGACGCGCTTTGCGCCAGCGCCGCCGACGGCTAGCGCTGCGCCGCAAGCCACGCCATCGGCCACCACGCAGCTGTCGGAAGAAGCGCTGGCCATGCTGGACCAGCTCAAATCCCGCGACCTCGAAGTACGCCAGCACGAACAAGCCCACCTGGCCGCTGCCGGCGGACTGGCCACCTCCGGTGCCTCCTACACCTACCAGCGCGGCCCGAACGGCGTCGATTACGCCACCGGCGGCGAAGTCAATATCGACACCTCGCCCGGCGCCACGCCGCAAGAAACCATTGAACGCGCGCGCACCATTCAGGCGGCGGCGCTGGCCCCGGCCGAACCGTCCAGCGCCGATCGCGCAGTCGCCTCCCAGGCGCAGCAGATGGAAAACCAGGCCCGCGCCGAACTGGCGCAGCAAAAAACCCAGAACGCCTATGGCGCCGCGCCGACGGCCGCACCCTCGGTGGATATCTATGCGTGAGTGATAAAATCCCGCCTTTGCCTTTTCAAGCAGCGATACAACCATGTTAAAAGCACCACGCACCCTCACCTTCAAATGCGTTAAATGCGCCAAAGCCGTGCAAGTCCGCCTGCAAAAGGTCTCGGCCTGTTCGCACATCCAGCCTTACGTGGGCGTTTGCGCCTGCGGCGAAGTGAAACATCACGCCATCGGCCAGAAGGACGCCGTGCAATCCTACCTGGCCGCGCCAGAGGGCTGGACCCACCACCATTAATTTGCGCGCCGCGCCCTCAAGTAATCGACTACGATACCGTTAATTATTGTAGAAGTTACATTGAAACCGGAATCCGCCATGTCTACCATCTCGAATCTGGGCGCGCGCCTGCCATCGCTGTTCACCGGCACCCAAGCCGATCCCAAGACGCCAGCCTTGCAGAAAACGCAAGGTGTCTCCTCTGCCAACTCGTCCAGCAAGGCGCTGGACCTGGACAGCCGCGTCGCTTCGATCGGCAACGCCACGGTGGATTTTGCTCAGAGTTTCGTCAATAGCTTCACGCAAGCGCTGTTCGGCGACGACGCCAAAGGTGCGGTGATCGATTTCGACTCGGCCAGCCTGGAAACCAGTTCCACCATGGCCGTCGGCTACCAGCACACCTCCGGCGCCAACGGTACCACCGACGCTGCGGCCTTCAGTCTGACCGACAGCTCGCACTTCATCGGTAAAGGCACCATCACCACCGCCGACGGCCGCAAGTTCGATTTTGAAGTGGAAGTCCAGTACAACGCGGAACTCAATGCGGCCGCCAGCCAATCGAGCAGCGCCGATGACGCCAGCAGCGCGCAACCGGTCAAGCAGTCCGGCGACGGCAAGGCGGCCAAAGACCTGCCAAGCGTGCAGCTGCCGAACATCGACTTCCCGGGCACGCTGGCGGACCTGTTCCAGCTGATCGGCCGCGACCTGCAAACCGCGCTGTCCACCTCCAACAACAGCAACGACAAATCCGACGGCATCGACCGCAACACGCTGCGCGGCCTGTCGCTGCGCTTGCTCAATCTGGTCGACAGCAAGGACACCAACACCTACGCGCCGCCAACCGCCGCCGACAAAGCCAAGGCAGCCGCCAGCGCCACCGATACGCCAGCCATCACTAACGCTGCGACGCCCACTACCGCGCCAACCACCACGCCGGCAACCACACCAGCCGCCGCCGATGCTGCCGCGGCGACCGACGACACAACGCCGACCAACACCGCATCAACCTGAGCGCCGCCCGGCTGACCGGTATAATAGCGACACTTTCCGCTACGCCGCCTGGCGTAGCGCGTCCTTTATTCTGCCGATAGCCCCCACATGCCTGAACAAATTAACTCCTCCCCTGCCCATCACAGATCCACTGGGAGGAGAACGGCGAGCCACGTTCCGCGCGCTGGCGCTCCGAAGCCGGCATGCCGCCGCCAAAACGCGTGGTCATCGCCGACGACCGCACCAACGCCGATGTAGCCTACCGACTGGCCTGCGAAGGCACGGCGCTGCTGTGGCGCGGCGACTTCCAGAATGCGCGCCAGCTGCTGCAAGCGCTGGCCCGCCGCGCCGACCACAAAGCCAAGCCGGCCAAGAAGAACAAGCCAGCCAAAATTCCCGCCACGCCGACCGAAGCCTTCCACCTGCATCGCCAGGCGCAGTCGCAACGCGCGCGCACCTTGGCCATGCTGCTGATTCCTTTCGAAGACGGCTACACCATTCCGCTGCGCCGCGCGCCGGACGTCAAGCTGGCCTGCAACGAAGCCTATGGCCGCTATGAAGAGCCGTTCATCGCCTCGCTGCGCGAATTGCTTGGCCTGATCGGCGCGCACGAATGGCGCCGCACCGGCGTCGAAATCCCGGCGCTGGAAGCGCGCATCCATCCGCACTACGGCGTGTTCTCGCCGGTGCGTGGCGAATACGTGCAGATGGTGGCCGATGCCCCGCTGCCGGCCGGCGTCAATCTGGCGTTCGACATCGGCGTCGGTACCGGCGTGCTGTCGGCGGTGCTGGCCAAGCGCGGCATAGCACGCGTGATCGGCACCGACCAGGACCAGCGCGCCCTGAGCTGCGCCCGCGAAAACCTGGCGCTGCTGGGCTTCGATAACAAGGTCGAATTGCGCGTGGCCGACCTGTTCCCGGAAGGCCGCGCGCCGCTGGTGGTGTGTAATCCGCCGTGGGTGCCGGCGCGTCCGAGTTCTCCGATTGAATACGCGGTCTACGATCCGGATAGCCGCATGCTGCGCGGCTTCCTGGCCGGCCTCTCCGAGCATCTGACGCCGGGTGGCGAAGGTTGGCTGATCCTGTCCGACCTGGCCGAACACCTTGGCCTGCGTCCGCGCGAACAGCTGCTGGAATGGATCGCCGCCGCCGGCCTGAAAGTCACCGGCCGCCATGACGTGCGCCCGACCCACCCGCGCGCCAGCGACGACACCGATCCCCTGCACACCGCCCGCGCCGCCGAAGTAACGTCGCTGTGGCGACTGGCAGCGGCTTAAGAAAATAGTGATTCATCTCAAAGTCATGGCGTGTGGCCTTTGACTCTGCCCAACCGGCAGCGCAAACTTCCAAATGGAGGCCACACCATGCAATCAGCTGAGCTATTAAAAAATGTAGAAGGACTTCTGCAGCTTGATCGCTCAGCGGATATAGCCGCTTGTCTCAATACGATGCGCGAGATCGTCAACTCACTGATCGCACGCATACAACGGGATGAAGCGAAACAAGCACTGGATCTCAATTTCCGCATCGATGACACACTAGCCAAGCTTGGTGAGCTTATCCGCGATACCTATTTCCAAAGCGCCAATGCCGCTGTAAAAGAAGCCGCCCGCGCAGCCTACGCTGATGTCGTAAGCCTGCAATGGGCCATCGCCGACCACGACATTCTCTTCTCTCGTCGCAAATCCGGCTACGCAGCCAGCAGCGTGGAAGAAGTAGAAAAAGTTTTGGACCGGATTGAATCCGAAGAATGAAACCTGATCGCGTCGTCCGCAAGCTCAATCTTGATGAGCCAAGGTTTCAAAATAGTTTCAAGAGACTTAAACCGGATATCAAGAAGGAAGCGCGGCGCGCCCTTGGCGAGATGGTGTTATTGGATCTTGATCACCCGCCGGCCAAACTGCATCTTCACACTTTGACAAACAAACAAGTGCCATCCTTATTAGATCCATCAAAAAAAGTGAACGTGTACACATTGCACATCACTAGCAATGACAGCTACAAAGCCAGCTTCACCTTCGAGGACGGCTGCGCTTACATGCGTAACTGCGGGACACACGATGACGTAAATAAGACGCCGTAAAGCCTGCCAAGTCCGCAAACCAAAACCAGCACTTGCGGATTACGGCCGACCTCTATATAATCATGGCCTCAGACGCGGGGTGGAGCAGTCTGGCAGCTCGTCGGGCTCATAACCCGAAGGTCACAGGTTCAAATCCTGTCCCCGCAACCAAATTCAGGCAGAAGCCGTTGACTCTTAACCGATTCAACGGCTTTTTGCTTTCTAGTACGGGCTGGAGGCTGGCTGGCCAGCGAGGTCGGTCCAGATATCGTCTGGCAGCGATCGGTCTCGCACGCAAATCCGGTCGTGCTCAGGATAGGTAATGTGATCAACCGGCGCGCGGGTGCCGACAACCAGGCAGCGCGTTGCGGCAGAACTGCGATTCTCCAGATAGTGCCCAACCGCGACGCCGGCCCGGAAAGTTGCGACGCCACCGGCGCGTACCAGTGTCTCGGTCGCGCCCTCCACCACAGTGATTTCACCTTCCAGCACATAGACCATCTCATCTTCCGCGCTGTGCCAATGCTTGATTGACGACCTGCCGCCTGGCTGAAGCACTTCAATGAATGCACCAAACTGCGTAAGCTGCCCCGTCTCACTAATCCAAAGCGTTTGATTCGGTTCGGTCTCGGTGATGAGTTGATCTGGCGTGAAAACTGGCATGGCTGGACCTCCAAGGATAATGCCAATATTCTAAGACAAATGCTTCGCCCTGCAATGCTGTCAATAGTATTACTGATGCGACAGGCCCTCGCTAATCCCGTCCATCATGCAACAAACCTGTGTATCATCACTACCGGACATTTTGCTCGGTGGCCCTTATCCTCGCCCGCTCTGCCATATGCTCTTCAATTTCAGGCATATATTGCGCGCAAGGATCAGGCATGTTGGCATCAGATCAAAAAATGAATCAGAACGGCCTGTCGGCCACTTCCAAACAAGTATTGGCCATGCGCGACGCCGTGTTCGCGGAATGGGAAAGCCAGGTGCGCCTGCTGATCAAGGGCGCGCAGCATATCCTGCACCCTACGCTGCTCAACACGCTGCCTGTCTTTTATGACAATATTGCCGAGGCGTTGACACCGAACCACCCGCGCGACGAGGCCACCAGCAACAACGACATCGCCGCCGCCCATGGCGATGAACGCGCGCGCATGACGTCCTACGAGCCGGAACAGATCGTCCAGGAATACCAGCTATTCCGCGACGCCTTCTCGCACGTGGCCGACGAACAGGGCGTGGTGCTGAGCCGCGCCGAATGGGGCATCGTCAACGGTTCGATCGACACCGCGGTACGCGAGTCGATCCGCAAGTTCACGTCGATGCATGAATCGTTCCGCCACCAGATGGCGGCCGCGCTGTCGCACGATATGCGCAGCCCTTTGTCGGTGGTGATCACTGCGGCGCATCTGCTGACCATCGGCGCGACGCCGGAGCGCACCCCGGCCATCGCCCAGAAGATTCTCGACAACGGCCATCGCCTCGGCACCATGATCGAGGAACTGCTGGATGCGCTGAGTTTCAACCGCGGCGAACGGCTGGCGCTCGACCTGTCGCAGTTCAACGTACTGGAACTGGCGCGCCAGGTGTGCAGCGACGCCAGCATCGGCACGCCGGGCGCCTGCACCGTCGTCGGCAGCGCGGTCACCGGCTACTGGTGCGAAAATTCGCTGCGCCGGGCGCTGGAGAATCTGGTCATCAACGCCATCAAGTACGGCGACGGCAACGGCGTGCAGATCAAGATCGACGAGGCGCACGGCCGCATGCTGATCTCCGTGCACAATAGCGGCAACCCGATCGCCGACGAGCATCGCGGCCAGATCTTCGAATACCTGTGGCGCGACGGCAGCACCAAGAGCAAACCCGGTTGGGGCATCGGCCTGCCGTTCGTCAAGAGCGTGGCCGAGAGCCATGGCGGCAGCGTGGCGGTCGATAGTTCGGCGGCCAGCGGCACCACCTTCCTCATCGATATCCCGGTCGACTGCCGGCCCTTCGTGCCGGAAGCGTGAACCTGGATCCATACCCAAGCGGTCATAAAGCTGTCACAATTATTGTTTTAGCTTAGCCACGGAGGCCCGCGTGAAGGATCAAGCACCAGCAGCAGAACAATTAGAACAAGATGCTCCCGTCAGCCCTTCGCGCCGCCGCATCTTCCAAGCAGCCGGCGCCGCCGGCCTGGCGACCTCCCTGCCAGCGCTGAGCGAAGCCGCAACGGCCAAAGCAGCCACCAAAGGTTCGCTCGACGACAAGATCAAGTCCAACATCAAGAACGTGGTGGTGATCTATCTGGAGAACCGCAGCTTCAACAACCTGTTTGCCAACTTCCCCGGCACCGCCAATCCACTGTCGGCCGCGCCGGCCGCCGCCTGCCAGCAGCGCGACCGCGACGGCTCGGTGCTGCCGGTGCTGCCGAAGGTCTGGGGCGGCATGGTGCCGAATACGCAGGACATCGGCGGCAAAAAATACGTCCTCAAGGAAGACGACATCAAGAACCTGCCGAACGGCCCGTTCAAGCTGGTCGACACCGAAGGCAAGCCACTGCCGGAAGGCGTGATCACGCGCGACCTGTGGCACCTGTTCTACCAGAACCAGATGCAGATCAACGGCGGCAAGAACGACGGCTTCGCCGCGTGGGGCAACACCGGCGGCATGGTGATGGGCCACTACGGCGAAACCAGCAAGAACCTCGGCCTGTGGAAGATCGCCGAGCAGTACACGCTGTGCGATAACTTCTTCATGGCGGCCTTCGGCGGCTCGTACCTGAACCACCAGTTCCTGATCACCGGCCGCGTGCCGGAATACTTCAACGCCAAGGATACCGCAGCCAAGAAAAAGATCGCGGTGCTGGACGACGGCCCGACCGGTGTGCGGCTGTCGACCGCGCCCGACTCGCCCAAGTCGGCGCTGGACGGTCATCCGCACTTCGTCAACAATGGCGCCATCACACCGGACGGCTATGCGGTCAACACCATGGCCCCGCCCTATCAGCCAAGCTACATCCGCCCGGCCTACGACGGCGACCCGCTGCACGCCGATCCAAAGGACGCCAGCACGCTGCCACCACAAACTTACGACACCATCGGCGATCTGCTGTCGCGCAAGAGCGTCAGCTGGGCGTGGTACGGCGGCGCGTGGCAGGCGGCACTGGATGCGCGCGGCGGCGGCGAGAAGCCGAACTTCCAGTATCACCATCAGCCGTTTAACTACTTCCAGCAGTTCGCCCCGGGCACTAAGGCGCGCGACGAGCACCTGCGCGATGGCGGCCTGGGTGACAGCCCGATCTCCAACAAATTCCTGGCCGACGTGGTGGCGGGCAAACTGCCGGCGGTCAGCTTCTACAAGCCGCAAGGTAACCTGAACCTGCACGCCGGTTACTCGGATGTGGAATCCGGCGACGCCCACATCACCAACGTGGTCGAGCACTTGCGCAAGTCGCCACAGTTCAAGAACATGCTGGTGGTGATCACCTTCGACGAAAATGGCGGCTGGTGGGATCACGTCGCCCCGCCGAAGGGCGACCGCTGGGGTCCGGGTTCGCGCATTCCGGCCATCGTCATTTCGCCGTTCGCGAAAAAAGGCCATGTGGATCACAGCTTCTACGACACCACCTCGATCATGCGCTTCATCACCCGCCTGCACGACCTGCCGCTGCTGGAAGGTCTGAAGACGCGTAACGCGGCCTTCGCCGAGCGCCACGCCACGCCGCCGGGCGACCTGACGGGGGCCCTGAGCTTCCGCTGATCTGCGGCTTTGTGTTACACTGCGCGCAATTAATCCAGTAAGCTACCGGAGCCCGACTACTACAGCCGGGCTTTTGTTTTTTCCCCGATGAGAGATAAAAAAGATAACGCTACGTTCGACCTGCCGGGCTTTGCCCCTGCCGCGCCGCTCGAACCGGAAGCAAAACGTCCACCACTGCCGCGCATCCGGCGGGCGACGCTCAAGCAGGAACAAATGGAACTGCTGGAACCGACCGATAACAGCGGCCTGCCGGTCTGGGTCCGCGACGAGAATCTCGACCTTACCGGTTTGCCGGTATGGAAGCGTGACTGATACGGTACAACGCCGCTACGGCCGCAGCACGCCACCGCAGCACATCACATATACACATCCCGCACAGTGGGCCAGGCTACGGTTAGCCTGTTAGACTGTGCCCATATCCTTTTTGAACAGGGTCCGCCACCATGACTTCCACCTCCTTCGCCAGCCTGCCGCTGACACCCGCCTTCCTCGACAACCTCGACTCGCTCGGCTACAAGGAGATGACCACGATCCAGGCGCAAAGCCTGCCGTCGGTGCTGGAAGGCCGCGACCTGATCGCCCAGGCCAAGACCGGCAGCGGAAAGACCGCCGCCTTTGGCATCGGCATCCTGGCCAAACTGAATCCTGCATGGTTTGCGGTGCAGGCGCTGGTGCTGTGCCCTACCCGCGAACTGGCCGACCAGGTGGCGAATGAACTGCGCCGTCTGGCCCGTTCGACCGGCAACGTCAAGGTGCTGGTGCTGACCGGCGGTTCGCCGATGCGTCCACAAATCGCCTCGCTGGAACACGGCGCCCATATCATCGTCGGCACGCCGGGCCGCGTGCGCGATCACCTGGGCCGCGAGACGCTGGACCTGTCCAAGGTGAGCACGCTGGTGCTGGACGAAGCGGACCGCATGACCGACATGGGCTTCTACGACGAAATCGCCGGCATTGTCAGCGCCTGCCCGAAACGCCGCCAGACCTTGCTGTTCTCGGCCACTTACCCGGACGACATCCGCCGCGCCACCGACGACTTCCTGGTCGATCCAGTCGAGGTCACGGTCGAAGCACAGCACGATAACGACAAGATTGAGCAGCTATTCTTCGAGATCGGTTTCGACGGCCGCAATGACGCCGTGGCACGCCTGCTGGGCCACTACAAGCCGGTATCGGCGATCGCCTTCTGCAACACCAAGGTACAGTGCCGCGAACTGGTCGAGTCCTTGCAGCAGAAAGGCTTTTCCGCGATGGCGCTGTATGGTGAGCTGGAGCAGCGTGAGCGCGACGAGATCCTGATCCTGTTCGCCAACCGTAGCTGCTCCGTACTGGTGGCCACCGACGTCGCCGCGCGCGGCCTGGATATTCCGAATCTGGAAGCGGTGATCAACGTCGACGTCTCCAAGGACACCGAGGTGCACATTCACCGCGTCGGTCGTACCGGCCGTGGCGACGAACAGGGCCTGGCGCTGTCGCTGTGCGCACCGAACGAGAAGAAGTGGGTCAAGCTGATCGAAGAA from Duganella dendranthematis encodes:
- a CDS encoding acid phosphatase is translated as MKDQAPAAEQLEQDAPVSPSRRRIFQAAGAAGLATSLPALSEAATAKAATKGSLDDKIKSNIKNVVVIYLENRSFNNLFANFPGTANPLSAAPAAACQQRDRDGSVLPVLPKVWGGMVPNTQDIGGKKYVLKEDDIKNLPNGPFKLVDTEGKPLPEGVITRDLWHLFYQNQMQINGGKNDGFAAWGNTGGMVMGHYGETSKNLGLWKIAEQYTLCDNFFMAAFGGSYLNHQFLITGRVPEYFNAKDTAAKKKIAVLDDGPTGVRLSTAPDSPKSALDGHPHFVNNGAITPDGYAVNTMAPPYQPSYIRPAYDGDPLHADPKDASTLPPQTYDTIGDLLSRKSVSWAWYGGAWQAALDARGGGEKPNFQYHHQPFNYFQQFAPGTKARDEHLRDGGLGDSPISNKFLADVVAGKLPAVSFYKPQGNLNLHAGYSDVESGDAHITNVVEHLRKSPQFKNMLVVITFDENGGWWDHVAPPKGDRWGPGSRIPAIVISPFAKKGHVDHSFYDTTSIMRFITRLHDLPLLEGLKTRNAAFAERHATPPGDLTGALSFR
- the dbpA gene encoding ATP-dependent RNA helicase DbpA, yielding MTSTSFASLPLTPAFLDNLDSLGYKEMTTIQAQSLPSVLEGRDLIAQAKTGSGKTAAFGIGILAKLNPAWFAVQALVLCPTRELADQVANELRRLARSTGNVKVLVLTGGSPMRPQIASLEHGAHIIVGTPGRVRDHLGRETLDLSKVSTLVLDEADRMTDMGFYDEIAGIVSACPKRRQTLLFSATYPDDIRRATDDFLVDPVEVTVEAQHDNDKIEQLFFEIGFDGRNDAVARLLGHYKPVSAIAFCNTKVQCRELVESLQQKGFSAMALYGELEQRERDEILILFANRSCSVLVATDVAARGLDIPNLEAVINVDVSKDTEVHIHRVGRTGRGDEQGLALSLCAPNEKKWVKLIEEYQGQPVEWFDLKSLDDNEYGVDPAPMMTLVISGGKKDKLRPGDVLGALTGDAGLSKEQVGKINVTEFQTYVAIDRRVAYDAFANLSKGNPLGGDFGAFKGRNFKMRFIDA